A single Desulfovibrio piger DNA region contains:
- a CDS encoding DUF503 domain-containing protein, with protein sequence MFVAVLTVEFALDGNDNLKAKRRVANSLKQKVRNRFNVAIAEAGTENSLTRLRLAVTSLSNSESHLRSRMDKCALMMEAVCTEEMTDSEVEIYAVDD encoded by the coding sequence ATGTTCGTAGCAGTCCTGACCGTGGAGTTCGCCCTTGACGGCAACGACAACCTCAAGGCCAAGCGCCGTGTGGCCAACAGTCTGAAGCAGAAGGTGCGCAACCGCTTCAACGTGGCCATCGCCGAGGCAGGCACCGAGAACAGCCTGACCCGCCTGCGGCTGGCCGTGACGTCCCTCTCCAACAGCGAGAGCCACTTGCGCAGCCGCATGGACAAATGCGCGCTGATGATGGAAGCCGTCTGCACCGAAGAAATGACCGACAGCGAGGTAGAGATCTATGCCGTTGATGACTGA
- the mutY gene encoding A/G-specific adenine glycosylase, with protein MRSRQTTGQHALPSLVPVTGAVPPPGHRPPESHLPELQQALLAWFAANARPLPWRRQYTPYEVWISEIMLQQTQMERGVSYFLRWMERFPDLPALAAASEEEVLHAWEGLGYYSRARNLLAAARLVMREHGGIFPSGPDAIRALPGIGPYTAAAIASIAFNLPVACIDANVERVIARVFDVDSPVKSGPAAARIAELARRLLPAGEARRHNQAMMELGALVCGKKPRCGQCPLARFCTALHLGIVHERPVPGKKAEITPIEVVTGVLSSHGRIFVQKRLPRGAWGGLWEFPGGRVEPGETPEQAVVREFAEETGLAVRVTAPLGVIRHGYTTYRVRLHCFALEPVTDATPRPPEPPVLTAATACRWLERGELESLAMPAAHRKLADSLTAPQGALLAAF; from the coding sequence ATGAGATCCCGCCAGACCACCGGCCAGCATGCGCTGCCGTCCCTCGTCCCCGTCACCGGTGCCGTGCCGCCGCCCGGCCACCGCCCGCCCGAGAGCCATCTTCCCGAGCTGCAGCAGGCCCTGCTCGCCTGGTTCGCCGCCAATGCCCGGCCCCTGCCCTGGCGGCGCCAGTATACGCCCTATGAAGTCTGGATCTCGGAGATCATGCTCCAGCAGACCCAGATGGAACGCGGCGTCAGCTATTTTTTGCGCTGGATGGAGCGCTTTCCCGACCTGCCCGCCCTGGCCGCCGCTTCCGAGGAGGAAGTGCTGCACGCCTGGGAGGGCCTGGGCTACTATTCCCGCGCCCGCAACCTGCTGGCCGCCGCCCGCCTGGTCATGCGGGAGCACGGCGGCATCTTCCCCTCCGGGCCCGATGCCATCCGCGCCCTGCCCGGCATCGGCCCCTACACCGCGGCCGCCATCGCCAGCATCGCCTTCAACCTGCCCGTGGCCTGCATCGACGCCAATGTGGAACGGGTCATCGCCCGCGTCTTCGACGTGGACAGCCCGGTCAAGTCCGGCCCGGCAGCCGCGCGCATCGCGGAGCTGGCCCGCCGCCTCCTGCCCGCGGGCGAGGCACGCCGCCACAACCAGGCCATGATGGAACTGGGCGCCCTGGTCTGCGGCAAGAAGCCCCGCTGCGGCCAGTGCCCCCTGGCCCGTTTTTGCACGGCCCTGCACCTGGGCATCGTGCATGAGCGCCCCGTCCCGGGCAAAAAGGCGGAGATCACCCCCATCGAGGTGGTGACCGGCGTCCTTTCCAGCCACGGCCGCATCTTCGTCCAGAAACGCCTGCCCCGGGGGGCCTGGGGCGGCCTGTGGGAATTCCCCGGCGGCCGTGTGGAGCCCGGCGAGACGCCGGAACAGGCCGTGGTGCGCGAATTCGCCGAGGAGACGGGCCTCGCCGTCCGGGTGACGGCCCCGCTGGGCGTCATCCGCCACGGCTACACCACCTACCGGGTGCGCCTGCACTGCTTTGCCCTGGAGCCGGTCACGGACGCAACGCCCCGGCCGCCCGAACCGCCCGTGCTCACGGCGGCCACGGCCTGCCGCTGGCTGGAGCGCGGGGAGCTGGAGAGCCTGGCCATGCCCGCCGCCCATCGCAAGCTGGCCGACAGCCTCACGGCGCCGCAGGGGGCGCTGCTGGCGGCTTTTTGA
- the aroQ gene encoding type II 3-dehydroquinate dehydratase: MRKILVLHGVNLDMFGKRDPRHYGHATLADIDAALRGLAEELGVALETFQTNHEGVMVERIHAALEDGTDAIVINAGAWTHYSYAIMDALGILSIPVVEVHMSNVHAREAFRHHSVLSAVSAGSIAGFGVDSYLLGLRAACSLLDRQDA, translated from the coding sequence ATGCGCAAGATCCTCGTCCTCCACGGCGTCAATCTCGACATGTTCGGCAAACGTGACCCCCGGCACTACGGCCATGCCACCCTGGCCGACATCGACGCGGCCCTGCGCGGGCTGGCCGAAGAGCTGGGCGTGGCGCTGGAGACCTTCCAGACCAACCACGAGGGCGTGATGGTGGAACGCATCCACGCGGCCCTCGAGGACGGCACGGACGCCATCGTCATCAATGCCGGGGCCTGGACCCACTACAGCTACGCCATCATGGATGCCCTGGGCATATTGTCCATCCCGGTGGTGGAGGTGCACATGTCCAACGTCCACGCCCGCGAGGCCTTCCGTCACCATTCGGTGCTGTCCGCGGTCAGCGCGGGCAGCATCGCGGGCTTCGGTGTGGACAGCTACCTGCTGGGCCTGCGCGCGGCCTGCTCGCTGCTGGATCGCCAGGATGCCTGA
- a CDS encoding rhodanese-like domain-containing protein: MSRLLPLLILLGCLLLPAAGVPARDIGPDEARQVLARPPAGLVVLDIRTPEEFRDGHLPGARNLDFFAPDFRQRLETLARGDAPVLLYCRSGNRSGQAMRLLRQWGRDDVLHLADGFRAWRAAGLPEE; encoded by the coding sequence GTGTCCCGTCTCCTTCCCCTTCTGATCCTGCTGGGCTGCCTCCTGCTGCCTGCCGCGGGCGTCCCGGCCCGCGACATCGGCCCGGACGAGGCCCGGCAGGTGCTGGCCCGGCCGCCCGCCGGTCTGGTGGTGCTGGACATCCGCACCCCGGAAGAGTTCCGGGACGGGCATCTGCCCGGCGCCCGCAACCTGGATTTCTTCGCCCCGGATTTCCGGCAGCGGCTGGAAACCCTGGCGCGCGGGGACGCGCCCGTCCTGCTCTACTGCCGTTCGGGCAACCGTTCCGGGCAGGCCATGCGCCTGCTGCGGCAGTGGGGCCGGGACGACGTGCTGCACCTTGCCGACGGCTTCCGCGCCTGGCGGGCCGCCGGGCTGCCCGAAGAATGA
- the aroE gene encoding shikimate dehydrogenase, producing MSAFIPSSLYGVIGWPLAQSLSPLLHNTAFQALGIPAAYMLWELPPEKLPQFVDSMRLLGIRGCSVTLPHKVAVLPLLDRRSERVELMGAANTLYWQDGRLCGENTDVTGFMHPLLERGLDPAAPVLVLGAGGAARAVVCGLWLHGCRRIFVTTPSDRSHAPLVERFGVTAVPWAGRHDVAASLLVNTTPLGMHGKAEDRSPYDFDRAPAPADGCVPVAYDIVYNPLRTQFLREAQARGWATISGLEMFFRQGEAQFRLWTGQDMPQAARRALEHQLGAARA from the coding sequence ATGTCCGCTTTCATCCCCTCTTCCCTCTATGGCGTCATCGGCTGGCCCCTGGCCCAGAGCCTGAGCCCGCTGCTGCACAACACCGCCTTCCAGGCCCTGGGCATCCCCGCGGCCTACATGCTCTGGGAGCTGCCCCCGGAAAAACTGCCGCAGTTCGTGGACAGCATGCGCCTGCTGGGCATCCGCGGCTGCTCCGTCACCCTGCCGCACAAGGTGGCGGTCCTGCCCCTGCTGGACCGCCGCAGCGAGCGCGTGGAGCTCATGGGCGCCGCCAACACCCTGTACTGGCAGGACGGCCGGCTCTGCGGCGAGAACACCGACGTGACCGGCTTCATGCATCCCCTGCTGGAGCGCGGCCTCGACCCGGCCGCGCCCGTCCTGGTGCTGGGCGCCGGAGGGGCCGCCCGCGCCGTGGTCTGCGGCCTGTGGCTGCACGGCTGCCGCCGCATCTTCGTGACCACGCCTTCCGACCGTTCCCATGCGCCGCTGGTGGAGCGCTTCGGCGTCACGGCCGTGCCCTGGGCCGGGCGCCATGACGTGGCGGCCTCGCTGCTGGTCAACACCACGCCCCTGGGCATGCACGGCAAGGCCGAGGACCGGAGCCCCTATGATTTCGACCGGGCCCCGGCCCCGGCGGACGGCTGTGTGCCCGTGGCCTACGACATCGTCTACAACCCGCTGCGCACCCAGTTCCTGCGTGAGGCGCAGGCCCGCGGCTGGGCCACCATCAGCGGCCTGGAGATGTTTTTCCGCCAGGGCGAGGCCCAGTTCCGCCTCTGGACCGGGCAGGACATGCCGCAGGCCGCCCGCCGGGCCCTGGAACATCAGCTGGGCGCCGCGCGCGCCTGA
- the nusA gene encoding transcription termination factor NusA: MNLELKKAIDQISKDKGLDRDMLIKTLEDAVRTSVQRRFSEDMDVEVRYNDNTGDIEVYQFKIVVEDGEVENEDTHIGITEARTHDPSVQIDDEVGFRVKVEDLGRIAAQSAKQVIIQRMRDAEQEIIYDEYKDRMGEIVSGIVQRRDKGGWVVNLGRTEAILPREEQIPREHYKRNDRVQAIIIDVRKEGRGPQVVISRAHRDYMAALFRREVPEVDDGVVQIMGVARDPGSRAKVAVLSRERDVDPVGACVGVRGSRIQNIVQELRGERIDIVVWSPDIATYARNALAPAMVSRIVVDEEENLLEVIVPDDQLTNAIGRKGQNVKLAARLLGWKVDIFTETRYNEANAIGHGLEQVASVAEVSMNQLLEAGYTSLDLLRQASDEELSDKLAISDSRIADLRSAINFLAPVAEPEPRAAEEDTAGAGNSGNAQDGDED, from the coding sequence ATGAACCTTGAACTCAAAAAGGCCATTGACCAGATCAGCAAAGACAAGGGCCTTGACCGCGACATGCTCATCAAGACGCTTGAAGATGCCGTGCGCACCTCGGTGCAGCGCCGCTTCAGCGAAGATATGGATGTGGAAGTCCGGTACAACGACAACACCGGCGACATCGAAGTCTACCAGTTCAAGATCGTGGTGGAAGACGGCGAGGTCGAAAACGAGGACACCCACATCGGCATCACCGAAGCCCGCACCCATGATCCCTCCGTGCAGATCGACGACGAAGTCGGTTTCCGCGTGAAGGTGGAAGACCTGGGCCGCATCGCCGCCCAGTCCGCCAAGCAGGTCATCATCCAGCGCATGCGCGACGCCGAGCAGGAGATCATCTACGACGAGTACAAGGACCGCATGGGCGAGATCGTCTCCGGTATCGTGCAGCGCCGCGACAAGGGCGGCTGGGTGGTCAACCTGGGCCGCACCGAAGCCATCCTGCCCCGCGAGGAGCAGATCCCCCGCGAGCACTACAAGCGCAACGACCGCGTGCAGGCCATCATCATCGACGTGCGCAAGGAAGGCCGCGGCCCGCAGGTGGTCATCTCCCGCGCGCACCGCGACTACATGGCCGCCCTGTTCCGCCGCGAAGTGCCCGAAGTGGACGACGGCGTGGTGCAGATCATGGGCGTGGCCCGTGACCCCGGCTCCCGCGCCAAGGTGGCCGTGCTCTCCCGCGAGCGCGACGTGGACCCCGTGGGCGCCTGCGTGGGCGTGCGCGGTTCGCGCATCCAGAACATCGTGCAGGAACTGCGCGGCGAACGCATCGACATCGTGGTCTGGAGCCCCGATATCGCCACCTACGCCCGCAACGCCCTGGCCCCGGCCATGGTCTCCCGCATCGTGGTGGACGAGGAAGAGAACCTGCTGGAAGTCATCGTGCCCGATGACCAGCTGACCAACGCCATCGGCCGCAAGGGCCAGAACGTCAAGCTGGCCGCCCGCCTGCTGGGCTGGAAGGTCGATATCTTCACCGAGACCCGCTACAACGAGGCCAACGCCATCGGCCACGGTCTGGAGCAGGTGGCCAGCGTGGCCGAAGTCTCCATGAACCAGCTGCTGGAAGCGGGCTATACCTCGCTGGACCTGCTGCGCCAGGCCAGTGACGAGGAACTGTCCGACAAGCTGGCCATCTCGGACAGCCGCATCGCCGACCTGCGTTCGGCCATCAACTTCCTGGCCCCCGTGGCCGAGCCCGAACCCCGGGCCGCCGAGGAAGACACGGCCGGCGCCGGCAACAGCGGAAACGCCCAGGATGGTGATGAAGACTAG
- a CDS encoding MbtF, whose amino-acid sequence MRKRFSGKNLYRAPLLLGATLMLSACGLWQDSSEPPAQPETPPDMQVEVKLRSLHRCSRISPEMVVTNVPRGTDYFDVRLLENEPQERLMGGGSWENDGTGIIPEGALTRVYTGPCPPAGQSRQYTYVISAMSHKDKQPLSVRVYPFVQE is encoded by the coding sequence ATGCGCAAGCGTTTTTCTGGAAAAAACCTGTACCGTGCCCCGCTCCTGCTGGGCGCGACCCTGATGCTCTCGGCCTGCGGCCTGTGGCAGGACAGCAGCGAGCCCCCCGCCCAGCCGGAAACGCCCCCTGACATGCAGGTGGAAGTGAAGCTGCGCTCCCTGCACCGCTGCTCGCGCATCTCGCCCGAGATGGTGGTCACCAACGTGCCCAGGGGCACGGACTATTTCGATGTCCGCCTGCTGGAGAACGAGCCGCAGGAACGCCTGATGGGCGGCGGCAGCTGGGAGAACGACGGCACCGGCATCATCCCCGAAGGCGCCCTGACGCGGGTCTATACCGGCCCCTGCCCGCCGGCGGGCCAGAGCCGGCAGTACACCTATGTGATCTCCGCCATGTCCCACAAGGACAAGCAGCCCCTGAGCGTCCGGGTCTATCCCTTCGTCCAGGAATAG
- a CDS encoding peptidylprolyl isomerase — protein MSNPTVLLETTSGDILIELFPDKAPDTVANFLQYVDDGFYANTIFHRVIPGFMIQGGGLGPRMDEKATRVPVKNEADNGLSNERGTIAMARTMDPHSATAQFFINLVDNDFLNYSAPVPSGWGYCVFGKVVEGMDVVDKIAKVKTKSVGMHENVPTDMVLITGASRFE, from the coding sequence ATGTCCAATCCCACCGTGCTGCTGGAAACGACCTCGGGCGACATCCTGATCGAGCTCTTCCCCGACAAGGCTCCCGACACCGTCGCCAACTTCCTGCAATATGTGGATGACGGCTTTTATGCCAACACCATTTTCCATCGTGTGATCCCCGGTTTCATGATCCAGGGCGGCGGCCTTGGCCCCCGCATGGACGAAAAGGCCACCCGTGTCCCCGTCAAGAACGAAGCCGACAACGGCCTGTCCAATGAGCGCGGCACCATCGCCATGGCCCGCACCATGGATCCCCACAGCGCCACCGCGCAGTTCTTCATCAACCTGGTGGACAACGACTTCCTCAACTACAGCGCTCCCGTGCCCAGCGGCTGGGGCTACTGCGTGTTCGGCAAGGTCGTGGAAGGCATGGACGTGGTGGACAAGATCGCCAAGGTCAAGACCAAGAGCGTGGGCATGCACGAGAACGTGCCCACCGACATGGTGCTCATCACCGGCGCCAGCCGCTTCGAATAG
- the infB gene encoding translation initiation factor IF-2: MSDSKIKIKDLAAELKMDAKELLQELQSMGFNVKSAQGSIPMEEVSGVRDRVAENRQRKADRKDDQPTVIVRRRRVKDEAPAEEQAAAAPEKAAAPVETPAARVISVPEAEKAPEGKPEPAKAEPGAEKTPEPAAPVETPAARVVAAPEAEKAPEAKPEPVKNEAKAETRPEARREARAAKATPQTARVVAPAGARVISRPDATPTARIIRPAQAATPVTRADARTEPKPEKAPEAKPEVRKSAVLAAINAKEAAENGAAEKAARSRAGRPDASAMPEGSSAPTLLQREARENRDERPAEATPTRARVVAPAPQVRVISRPQPGAATTRDSRDGGRDRDGRDNRSGRPGGNRSGFGDRPRSGGPRPAGGGYSAPAPAAPLDSRDGQSKKKRNKGRRTVDFQQGDFGRHQDDDDAPRMNRSTRGRRKPGKPAAVQATQPLKAAKRKIRVTEAIRVADMAHQMGLKANEIIKVLFGLGVMATINQSLDIDTATLVAAEFDYEVEKAGFSEEDYLLPQQEDKPEDLKPRPPVVTIMGHVDHGKTSLLDAIRKSNITSGEAGGITQHIGAYHVKTKRGEIVFLDTPGHEAFTAMRARGAQVTDLVILVVAADDGVMEQTREAVNHSRAAGVPIMVAVNKMDKPGADPDRVLRELSEMGLQPEEWGGDTIVAKVSAKTRQGLDELLELVALQSEIMDLKANPNKPAHGRIVEAKLDKGRGPVATVLIQEGTLHQGDNFVCGQFSGRVRALMNDQGKKVKEAGPSIPVEVQGFEGVPEAGEEFFAVADEKLARRIAEMRATKQRERDLASESKVTLETFLSRRASDQETLTLNLVLKADVQGSLEAITEALNKQSTEKVRINVVHGGTGAISESDIMLASASQAIIIGFNVRPTSRIKDIAERESVDIRYYDIIYKLVDDIKSAMAGLLAPVQREVYLGQAEVRNTFSVPKVGIIAGSYVADGKIARNAGVRLLRDGVVVYTGKISSLKRFKDDAREVVKGNECGVGLENFNDVKIGDIIEAFETVEEAATL; the protein is encoded by the coding sequence ATGTCGGACAGTAAAATCAAAATCAAGGATCTTGCCGCTGAGCTCAAGATGGATGCCAAGGAACTGCTGCAGGAGCTGCAGTCCATGGGCTTCAACGTCAAGAGCGCCCAGGGCTCCATCCCCATGGAAGAAGTGAGCGGGGTTCGCGACCGCGTGGCCGAGAACCGCCAGCGCAAGGCCGACCGCAAGGACGACCAGCCCACGGTCATCGTGCGCCGCCGCCGCGTGAAGGACGAAGCCCCGGCCGAGGAACAGGCCGCGGCCGCTCCCGAAAAGGCCGCCGCTCCGGTGGAGACGCCCGCGGCCCGCGTGATCTCCGTCCCCGAAGCTGAAAAGGCTCCCGAAGGCAAGCCCGAACCTGCGAAGGCCGAACCCGGGGCCGAAAAGACTCCCGAACCCGCCGCCCCGGTGGAAACGCCCGCTGCACGCGTGGTGGCCGCCCCCGAGGCCGAAAAGGCTCCTGAAGCCAAGCCCGAACCCGTGAAGAACGAAGCCAAAGCCGAAACCAGGCCCGAAGCCAGGCGCGAAGCCCGCGCGGCAAAGGCGACGCCCCAGACCGCCCGCGTGGTGGCTCCGGCCGGCGCCCGCGTCATCAGTCGTCCCGATGCCACGCCCACGGCCCGCATCATCCGGCCCGCCCAGGCCGCCACGCCCGTGACCAGGGCGGACGCCAGGACCGAGCCCAAGCCCGAAAAGGCCCCCGAAGCCAAGCCCGAAGTGCGCAAGAGCGCCGTGCTGGCCGCCATCAACGCCAAGGAAGCCGCCGAGAACGGCGCCGCGGAAAAGGCCGCCAGGTCCCGCGCCGGCCGTCCTGACGCTTCGGCCATGCCCGAAGGCTCCTCCGCGCCCACGCTGCTCCAGCGCGAGGCCCGCGAGAACCGCGACGAGCGGCCCGCCGAAGCCACCCCCACCCGCGCCCGCGTGGTGGCCCCGGCCCCCCAGGTGCGCGTCATCTCCCGTCCCCAGCCCGGTGCCGCGACCACCCGCGACAGCCGTGACGGCGGCCGTGACCGTGACGGTCGCGACAACCGTTCCGGCCGCCCCGGCGGCAACCGTTCCGGCTTCGGCGACCGTCCCCGCAGCGGCGGGCCCCGTCCTGCCGGCGGCGGCTACAGCGCTCCCGCGCCGGCCGCTCCCCTGGACAGCCGCGACGGCCAGAGCAAGAAAAAGCGCAACAAGGGCCGCCGCACCGTCGATTTCCAGCAGGGCGATTTCGGCCGCCATCAGGACGATGATGACGCGCCGCGCATGAACCGCAGCACCCGCGGCCGCCGCAAGCCCGGCAAGCCCGCCGCCGTGCAGGCCACCCAGCCCCTCAAGGCCGCCAAGCGCAAGATCCGCGTTACCGAAGCCATCCGCGTGGCCGACATGGCCCACCAGATGGGCCTCAAGGCCAACGAGATCATCAAGGTGCTCTTCGGCCTGGGCGTCATGGCCACCATCAATCAGTCGCTGGATATCGACACCGCCACCCTGGTGGCCGCCGAATTCGACTACGAAGTGGAAAAGGCCGGCTTCTCCGAAGAAGATTACCTGCTGCCCCAGCAGGAGGACAAACCCGAAGACCTCAAGCCCCGTCCCCCGGTCGTCACCATCATGGGCCACGTGGACCACGGCAAGACCTCGCTGCTGGACGCCATCCGCAAGTCCAACATCACCAGCGGCGAAGCCGGCGGCATCACCCAGCACATCGGTGCCTACCATGTGAAGACCAAGCGCGGCGAGATCGTCTTCCTCGACACTCCCGGCCACGAGGCCTTCACCGCCATGCGCGCCCGCGGCGCCCAGGTCACCGACCTGGTCATCCTGGTGGTGGCCGCCGATGACGGCGTCATGGAACAGACCCGCGAAGCCGTGAACCACTCGCGCGCCGCCGGTGTGCCCATCATGGTGGCCGTCAACAAGATGGACAAGCCCGGCGCCGATCCCGACCGCGTGCTGCGTGAGCTGTCCGAGATGGGCCTGCAGCCCGAAGAATGGGGCGGCGACACCATCGTGGCCAAGGTCTCCGCCAAGACCCGCCAGGGCCTGGACGAACTGCTGGAACTGGTGGCCCTGCAGTCCGAGATCATGGACCTCAAGGCCAATCCCAACAAGCCCGCCCACGGCCGCATCGTGGAAGCCAAGCTGGACAAGGGCCGCGGCCCCGTGGCCACCGTGCTCATCCAGGAAGGCACCCTGCACCAGGGCGACAACTTCGTGTGCGGCCAGTTCTCCGGCCGCGTGCGCGCCCTGATGAACGACCAGGGCAAGAAGGTCAAGGAGGCCGGCCCCTCCATCCCCGTGGAAGTGCAGGGCTTTGAAGGCGTGCCCGAAGCCGGTGAGGAGTTCTTTGCCGTGGCCGACGAAAAGCTGGCCCGCCGCATCGCCGAGATGCGCGCCACCAAGCAGCGTGAACGCGATCTGGCCAGCGAGTCCAAGGTCACCCTGGAGACCTTCCTGTCGCGCCGCGCCTCCGACCAGGAGACCCTGACCCTCAACCTGGTGCTCAAGGCCGACGTGCAGGGCAGCCTGGAAGCCATCACCGAGGCCCTCAACAAGCAGAGCACGGAAAAGGTGCGCATCAACGTGGTGCACGGCGGCACCGGTGCCATCTCCGAATCCGACATCATGCTGGCCTCCGCCTCCCAGGCCATCATCATCGGCTTCAACGTGCGTCCCACCTCGCGCATCAAGGACATCGCCGAACGCGAGAGCGTGGACATCCGCTACTACGATATCATCTACAAGCTGGTGGATGACATCAAGAGCGCCATGGCCGGCCTGCTGGCTCCCGTGCAGCGCGAAGTCTACCTGGGCCAGGCTGAGGTCCGCAACACCTTCAGCGTGCCCAAGGTGGGCATCATCGCCGGTTCCTATGTGGCCGACGGCAAGATCGCCCGCAACGCCGGCGTGCGCCTGCTCCGCGACGGCGTGGTGGTCTACACCGGCAAGATCAGCTCCCTCAAGCGCTTCAAGGACGACGCCCGCGAAGTGGTCAAGGGCAACGAATGCGGTGTGGGCCTGGAGAACTTCAACGACGTCAAGATCGGCGACATCATCGAAGCGTTCGAAACTGTCGAAGAAGCTGCCACCCTGTAA
- a CDS encoding pyridoxal phosphate-dependent aminotransferase, with protein sequence MSLLAESVSGYLENASWIRRMFEAGGQLKARYGAENVYDFSLGNPDLPAPAAVGEGLRRFAEHAGEPFAFGYMPNAGFPWAREQLAAHLSKEQGVDLEANDVLLTCGAAGGLNAFLRAVINPGEKMLTFAPYFVEYGFYVANHGGSLQAVMSRPGTFEPDLDALEEAIDEKTRVVLINSPHNPTGVVYSRKAVTSLCRLLENKSEQYGHPIWLIADEPYRFLTYDGVEVPSVLPLYQYAVVISSFSKNLSLPGERVGYVAVSPKLADRARLMAGLTLTNRILGFVNPPVVGQHIMAAALGSQVDVEVYARRRQAMAEVLTDAGYSFQMPAGAFYFFPQAPGGDDVAFVNRLVEERVLAVPGSGFGCPGYFRLAFCVDESVIRNAAEGFARAYAAVAGK encoded by the coding sequence ATGTCCCTTCTTGCAGAAAGCGTTTCCGGCTATCTGGAAAATGCCTCCTGGATCCGCCGCATGTTCGAGGCCGGCGGCCAGTTGAAAGCCCGCTACGGTGCGGAGAACGTCTATGACTTCAGCCTGGGCAATCCCGACCTGCCCGCCCCCGCCGCCGTGGGCGAGGGCCTGCGCCGTTTTGCCGAACACGCCGGTGAACCTTTCGCCTTCGGCTACATGCCCAATGCCGGTTTCCCCTGGGCGCGCGAGCAGCTGGCCGCCCATCTGAGCAAGGAGCAGGGCGTGGACCTGGAGGCCAATGACGTGCTGCTCACCTGCGGTGCCGCCGGCGGCCTCAATGCCTTTTTGCGCGCCGTCATCAATCCCGGCGAGAAGATGCTGACCTTTGCCCCGTATTTCGTGGAATACGGCTTTTATGTGGCCAACCACGGCGGCAGCCTCCAGGCCGTCATGAGCAGGCCCGGCACCTTCGAGCCCGACCTGGACGCCCTGGAAGAGGCCATCGACGAGAAGACCCGCGTGGTGCTCATCAACTCGCCCCACAATCCCACGGGCGTGGTCTACAGCCGCAAGGCCGTCACCTCCCTGTGCCGCCTGCTGGAGAACAAGAGCGAGCAGTACGGCCATCCCATCTGGCTCATCGCCGACGAGCCCTACCGCTTCCTGACCTATGACGGCGTGGAAGTGCCCTCGGTGCTGCCCCTGTACCAGTACGCCGTGGTCATCAGCTCCTTCTCCAAGAACCTGTCCCTGCCCGGCGAGCGCGTGGGCTATGTGGCCGTTTCGCCCAAGCTGGCCGACCGTGCCAGGCTCATGGCCGGCCTGACCCTGACCAACCGCATCCTCGGCTTCGTCAACCCGCCCGTGGTGGGCCAGCACATCATGGCCGCCGCCCTGGGCAGCCAGGTGGACGTGGAGGTCTACGCCCGCCGCCGTCAGGCCATGGCCGAGGTGCTGACCGATGCCGGCTACAGCTTCCAGATGCCCGCCGGGGCCTTCTACTTCTTCCCGCAGGCCCCCGGCGGCGACGACGTGGCCTTCGTCAACCGTCTGGTGGAAGAACGCGTGCTGGCCGTGCCCGGTTCCGGTTTCGGCTGCCCCGGCTATTTCCGCCTGGCCTTCTGCGTGGACGAGAGCGTCATCCGCAATGCCGCCGAAGGCTTCGCCCGCGCCTACGCCGCGGTGGCCGGCAAGTAA
- a CDS encoding YlxR family protein: MCVICRRRFAKAALTRHVRDAHGNLTIDTPQTSPGRGWYLCDDPACAARFARFRPSRRRKGEK, translated from the coding sequence ATGTGCGTCATCTGCCGCCGCCGTTTCGCCAAGGCGGCACTGACGCGCCACGTGCGCGACGCGCACGGAAATTTGACTATCGACACGCCGCAGACCAGTCCGGGCAGGGGCTGGTACCTGTGTGACGATCCGGCCTGCGCGGCACGATTCGCCAGGTTCAGACCGTCCAGGCGGCGCAAGGGGGAAAAGTAA